From one Acipenser ruthenus chromosome 21, fAciRut3.2 maternal haplotype, whole genome shotgun sequence genomic stretch:
- the LOC117426743 gene encoding melanotransferrin-like isoform X1 encodes MRGFFLLLLLVSLSDSSWGKKFRWCTVSEREQRKCAELSKALVAVLPPAAINAFARLSCIKAHSTADCIGKIRANQADAITLDAGDVYTAVKQFNLVMVAKELYPDGGCVFAVAVVRNQSLDIRSLHKTRSCHSGARSTAGWNLPMGFLLSKNYLQWYEEQPLSEAISSFFSASCIPGAASLAPELCTLCQGQKSYTRDKNYFCEASENEPFYDSEGAFRCLKRGKADVAFLDHTAILHIDESERESYRLLCADGSRAELADFRRCNLGRGPGRAVVTRHNYRKIARKFLTVAQRLFGRRGRKGQRFQLFESSALGGRNLMFRDVTEKLLILSDEVDINQILGLDYVALLKGLGHEGSSMDNSVVRWCCISVGEQKKCEEWALNIKSDPLVCVRAVSMSDCIEKIKRDEVDAVSLDASHVYIAGKCGLVPVAAEYYGETCVPAAGGTKGSAHYETEVLPPVYAVAVVKKSSGNVYFGNLSGRRSCHSQIYSPAGWLLPANHTIRANGNQSSHRDFNTAYREYFWKGCMPGARGSLCKVCIGGDEDLGAKPSNQRCAANHNERYYGNMGSLRCLVGDPSGKSFGDVAFLEQHSLLENIENLERSGWSSGWTAQDLELLCPGGHRVPLAQWRECHLGAVPPSVVMTRPVLTTKIYDFLMKSQETLEANPDSDFQLFESQKYGESDLLFKDLTECLVHTSHLDHRAILGEEFYQLVEAAFNSTQADILQFCKQDVCSIY; translated from the exons ATGAGAGGGTTCTTTCTTCTGCTGCTTCTCGTCTCCCTTTCAGATTCCTCATGGG GGAAGAAGTTCAGGTGGTGCACCGTGTCCGAGAGAGAGCAGAGGAAGTGTGCTGAGCTGTCCAAGGCCCTGGTAGCAGTGCTCCCTCCCGCAGCCATCAATGCGTTCGCCAGGCTCTCCTGCATAAAGGCACACAGCACGGCCGACTGCATCGGCAAGATAAGG GCTAACCAAGCCGACGCGATCACCCTGGATGCTGGAGACGTGTACACCGCAGTCAAGCAGTTCAACCTGGTCATGGTGGCAAAGGAGCTCTACCCAGACG GGGGCTGTGTGTTTGCCGTGGCGGTGGTCCGCAATCAGAGCCTGGATATCCGCAGCCTGCACAAGACCAGGAGCTGCCACAGCGGGGCCCGCTCCACTGCCGGCTGGAACCTGCCCATGGGCTTCCTGCTGTCCAAAAACTACCTGCAGTGGTACGAGGAGCAGCCCCTGAGCGAAG cgATCAGCTCCTTCTTCAGTGCTAGCTGTATCCCTGGAGCTGCCTCGCTGGCCCCCGAGCTGTGCACGCTCTGCCAGGGACAGAAGTCCTACACCCGGGACAAGAACTACTTCTGCGAGGCCAGCGAGAACGAGCCCTTCTACGACTCGGAGGGGGCCTTCAG ATGTTTGAAAAGGGGCAAGGCTGACGTTGCCTTTTTAGACCACACAGCTATACTCCATATTGATG AGTCGGAGAGGGAGAGCTACAGGCTGCTCTGTGCTGACGGGTCCAGAGCAGAGCTGGCAGACTTCAGGAGGTGCAACCTGGGCCGGGGTCCTGGAAGAGCCGTGGTGACGAGACACAACTACAGGAAGATCGCACGCAAGTTCCTGACCGTCGCACAG CGGCTGTTCGGGCGCCGGGGGCGCAAGGGCCAGCGGTTCCAGCTGTTTGAGTCGTCGGCACTGGGAGGGAGGAACCTGATGTTCCGGGACGTAACGGAGAAGCTGCTGATCCTCTCCGACGAGGTGGACATCAACCAGATCCTGGGGCTGGACTATGTGGCCCTGCTGAAAGGACTCGGACACGAAG GGAGCTCCATGGACAACAGCGTGGTCCGCTGGTGCTGCATCAGCGTCGGCGAGCAGAAGAAGTGCGAGGAGTGGGCTCTGAACATCAAATCCGACCCCCTGGTGTGCGTCAGAGCCGTTTCCATGAGCGACTGCATTGAGAAGATCAAG AGAGATGAGGTGGACGCGGTCTCTCTGGATGCCAGTCATGTCTACATCGCTGGGAAGTGTGGTCTGGTCCCAGTGGCAGCAGAGTATTACG GGGAAACGTGTGTACCAGCAGCTGGTGGGACGAAAGGATCTGCTCATTACGAAACCGAAG TGCTGCCCCCTGTCTACGCGGTGGCTGTGGTGAAGAAGTCGTCCGGGAACGTGTACTTCGGCAATCTCTCCGGGCGCCGGTCCTGCCACAGCCAGATCTACAGCCCCGCGGGCTGGCTGCTCCCCGCCAACCACACCATCCGAGCCAACGGCAACCAGAGCTCCCACCGCGACTTCAACACAG cGTACAGGGAGTATTTCTGGAAGGGGTGCATGCCTGGAGCGCGTGGGAGTCTCTGCAAGGTTTGTATTGGTGGAGACGAGGACCTGGGAGCCAAACCGTCCAATCAGAGATGTGCAGCCAACCATAATGAGCGTTACTACGGCAACATGGGGTCCTTGAG GTGTTTAGTTGGGGATCCAAGCGGGAAGAGTTTTGGAGACGTGGCCTTCCTGGAACAGCACAGCCTGCTGGAGAACATTGAGA ATCTGGAGCGGAGCGGCTGGTCGAGTGGCTGGACGGCCCAGGACTTGGAGCTGCTGTGCCCCGGCGGTCATCGCGTCCCCCTGGCACAGTGGCGGGAGTGTCACCTCGGCGCTGTGCCCCCCAGCGTGGTGATGACACGCCCCGTCCTCACCACCAAGATCTACGACTTCCTCATGAAGTCCCAG GAAACCTTGGAAGCAAACCCAGACTCAGACTTCCAGTTGTTTGAGTCCCAGAAGTACGGAGAGAGTGACTTGCTTTTCAAAGACCTGACGGAGTGCTTGGTCCACACCAGTCACCTGGACCATCGGGCTATACTGGGAGAGGAGTTCTACCAGTTAGTTGAGGCAGCCTTCAACTCCACACAAGCAG ATATTCTGCAGTTCTGCAAACAGGATGTCTGCAGCATCTACTGA
- the LOC117426743 gene encoding melanotransferrin-like isoform X5: MRGFFLLLLLVSLSDSSWGKKFRWCTVSEREQRKCAELSKALVAVLPPAAINAFARLSCIKAHSTADCIGKIRANQADAITLDAGDVYTAVKQFNLVMVAKELYPDGGCVFAVAVVRNQSLDIRSLHKTRSCHSGARSTAGWNLPMGFLLSKNYLQWYEEQPLSEAISSFFSASCIPGAASLAPELCTLCQGQKSYTRDKNYFCEASENEPFYDSEGAFRCLKRGKADVAFLDHTAILHIDESERESYRLLCADGSRAELADFRRCNLGRGPGRAVVTRHNYRKIARKFLTVAQRLFGRRGRKGQRFQLFESSALGGRNLMFRDVTEKLLILSDEVDINQILGLDYVALLKGLGHEGSSMDNSVVRWCCISVGEQKKCEEWALNIKSDPLVCVRAVSMSDCIEKIKRDEVDAVSLDASHVYIAGKCGLVPVAAEYYGETCVPAAGGTKGSAHYETEVLPPVYAVAVVKKSSGNVYFGNLSGRRSCHSQIYSPAGWLLPANHTIRANGNQSSHRDFNTAYREYFWKGCMPGARGSLCKVCIGGDEDLGAKPSNQRCAANHNERYYGNMGSLRSSDIPDVKRWAAGQEELGLLSCPRVTYPIPPL, encoded by the exons ATGAGAGGGTTCTTTCTTCTGCTGCTTCTCGTCTCCCTTTCAGATTCCTCATGGG GGAAGAAGTTCAGGTGGTGCACCGTGTCCGAGAGAGAGCAGAGGAAGTGTGCTGAGCTGTCCAAGGCCCTGGTAGCAGTGCTCCCTCCCGCAGCCATCAATGCGTTCGCCAGGCTCTCCTGCATAAAGGCACACAGCACGGCCGACTGCATCGGCAAGATAAGG GCTAACCAAGCCGACGCGATCACCCTGGATGCTGGAGACGTGTACACCGCAGTCAAGCAGTTCAACCTGGTCATGGTGGCAAAGGAGCTCTACCCAGACG GGGGCTGTGTGTTTGCCGTGGCGGTGGTCCGCAATCAGAGCCTGGATATCCGCAGCCTGCACAAGACCAGGAGCTGCCACAGCGGGGCCCGCTCCACTGCCGGCTGGAACCTGCCCATGGGCTTCCTGCTGTCCAAAAACTACCTGCAGTGGTACGAGGAGCAGCCCCTGAGCGAAG cgATCAGCTCCTTCTTCAGTGCTAGCTGTATCCCTGGAGCTGCCTCGCTGGCCCCCGAGCTGTGCACGCTCTGCCAGGGACAGAAGTCCTACACCCGGGACAAGAACTACTTCTGCGAGGCCAGCGAGAACGAGCCCTTCTACGACTCGGAGGGGGCCTTCAG ATGTTTGAAAAGGGGCAAGGCTGACGTTGCCTTTTTAGACCACACAGCTATACTCCATATTGATG AGTCGGAGAGGGAGAGCTACAGGCTGCTCTGTGCTGACGGGTCCAGAGCAGAGCTGGCAGACTTCAGGAGGTGCAACCTGGGCCGGGGTCCTGGAAGAGCCGTGGTGACGAGACACAACTACAGGAAGATCGCACGCAAGTTCCTGACCGTCGCACAG CGGCTGTTCGGGCGCCGGGGGCGCAAGGGCCAGCGGTTCCAGCTGTTTGAGTCGTCGGCACTGGGAGGGAGGAACCTGATGTTCCGGGACGTAACGGAGAAGCTGCTGATCCTCTCCGACGAGGTGGACATCAACCAGATCCTGGGGCTGGACTATGTGGCCCTGCTGAAAGGACTCGGACACGAAG GGAGCTCCATGGACAACAGCGTGGTCCGCTGGTGCTGCATCAGCGTCGGCGAGCAGAAGAAGTGCGAGGAGTGGGCTCTGAACATCAAATCCGACCCCCTGGTGTGCGTCAGAGCCGTTTCCATGAGCGACTGCATTGAGAAGATCAAG AGAGATGAGGTGGACGCGGTCTCTCTGGATGCCAGTCATGTCTACATCGCTGGGAAGTGTGGTCTGGTCCCAGTGGCAGCAGAGTATTACG GGGAAACGTGTGTACCAGCAGCTGGTGGGACGAAAGGATCTGCTCATTACGAAACCGAAG TGCTGCCCCCTGTCTACGCGGTGGCTGTGGTGAAGAAGTCGTCCGGGAACGTGTACTTCGGCAATCTCTCCGGGCGCCGGTCCTGCCACAGCCAGATCTACAGCCCCGCGGGCTGGCTGCTCCCCGCCAACCACACCATCCGAGCCAACGGCAACCAGAGCTCCCACCGCGACTTCAACACAG cGTACAGGGAGTATTTCTGGAAGGGGTGCATGCCTGGAGCGCGTGGGAGTCTCTGCAAGGTTTGTATTGGTGGAGACGAGGACCTGGGAGCCAAACCGTCCAATCAGAGATGTGCAGCCAACCATAATGAGCGTTACTACGGCAACATGGGGTCCTTGAG GTCAAGCGACATTCCTGATGTAAAGCGCTGGGCAGCGGGACAAGAAGAACTGGGCTTGCTTTCCTGTCCCCGCGTCACGTATCCCATCCCTCCCCTCTGA
- the LOC117426743 gene encoding serotransferrin-like isoform X3, with protein sequence MVAKELYPDGGCVFAVAVVRNQSLDIRSLHKTRSCHSGARSTAGWNLPMGFLLSKNYLQWYEEQPLSEAISSFFSASCIPGAASLAPELCTLCQGQKSYTRDKNYFCEASENEPFYDSEGAFRCLKRGKADVAFLDHTAILHIDESERESYRLLCADGSRAELADFRRCNLGRGPGRAVVTRHNYRKIARKFLTVAQRLFGRRGRKGQRFQLFESSALGGRNLMFRDVTEKLLILSDEVDINQILGLDYVALLKGLGHEGSSMDNSVVRWCCISVGEQKKCEEWALNIKSDPLVCVRAVSMSDCIEKIKRDEVDAVSLDASHVYIAGKCGLVPVAAEYYGETCVPAAGGTKGSAHYETEVLPPVYAVAVVKKSSGNVYFGNLSGRRSCHSQIYSPAGWLLPANHTIRANGNQSSHRDFNTAYREYFWKGCMPGARGSLCKVCIGGDEDLGAKPSNQRCAANHNERYYGNMGSLRCLVGDPSGKSFGDVAFLEQHSLLENIENLERSGWSSGWTAQDLELLCPGGHRVPLAQWRECHLGAVPPSVVMTRPVLTTKIYDFLMKSQETLEANPDSDFQLFESQKYGESDLLFKDLTECLVHTSHLDHRAILGEEFYQLVEAAFNSTQADILQFCKQDVCSIY encoded by the exons ATGGTGGCAAAGGAGCTCTACCCAGACG GGGGCTGTGTGTTTGCCGTGGCGGTGGTCCGCAATCAGAGCCTGGATATCCGCAGCCTGCACAAGACCAGGAGCTGCCACAGCGGGGCCCGCTCCACTGCCGGCTGGAACCTGCCCATGGGCTTCCTGCTGTCCAAAAACTACCTGCAGTGGTACGAGGAGCAGCCCCTGAGCGAAG cgATCAGCTCCTTCTTCAGTGCTAGCTGTATCCCTGGAGCTGCCTCGCTGGCCCCCGAGCTGTGCACGCTCTGCCAGGGACAGAAGTCCTACACCCGGGACAAGAACTACTTCTGCGAGGCCAGCGAGAACGAGCCCTTCTACGACTCGGAGGGGGCCTTCAG ATGTTTGAAAAGGGGCAAGGCTGACGTTGCCTTTTTAGACCACACAGCTATACTCCATATTGATG AGTCGGAGAGGGAGAGCTACAGGCTGCTCTGTGCTGACGGGTCCAGAGCAGAGCTGGCAGACTTCAGGAGGTGCAACCTGGGCCGGGGTCCTGGAAGAGCCGTGGTGACGAGACACAACTACAGGAAGATCGCACGCAAGTTCCTGACCGTCGCACAG CGGCTGTTCGGGCGCCGGGGGCGCAAGGGCCAGCGGTTCCAGCTGTTTGAGTCGTCGGCACTGGGAGGGAGGAACCTGATGTTCCGGGACGTAACGGAGAAGCTGCTGATCCTCTCCGACGAGGTGGACATCAACCAGATCCTGGGGCTGGACTATGTGGCCCTGCTGAAAGGACTCGGACACGAAG GGAGCTCCATGGACAACAGCGTGGTCCGCTGGTGCTGCATCAGCGTCGGCGAGCAGAAGAAGTGCGAGGAGTGGGCTCTGAACATCAAATCCGACCCCCTGGTGTGCGTCAGAGCCGTTTCCATGAGCGACTGCATTGAGAAGATCAAG AGAGATGAGGTGGACGCGGTCTCTCTGGATGCCAGTCATGTCTACATCGCTGGGAAGTGTGGTCTGGTCCCAGTGGCAGCAGAGTATTACG GGGAAACGTGTGTACCAGCAGCTGGTGGGACGAAAGGATCTGCTCATTACGAAACCGAAG TGCTGCCCCCTGTCTACGCGGTGGCTGTGGTGAAGAAGTCGTCCGGGAACGTGTACTTCGGCAATCTCTCCGGGCGCCGGTCCTGCCACAGCCAGATCTACAGCCCCGCGGGCTGGCTGCTCCCCGCCAACCACACCATCCGAGCCAACGGCAACCAGAGCTCCCACCGCGACTTCAACACAG cGTACAGGGAGTATTTCTGGAAGGGGTGCATGCCTGGAGCGCGTGGGAGTCTCTGCAAGGTTTGTATTGGTGGAGACGAGGACCTGGGAGCCAAACCGTCCAATCAGAGATGTGCAGCCAACCATAATGAGCGTTACTACGGCAACATGGGGTCCTTGAG GTGTTTAGTTGGGGATCCAAGCGGGAAGAGTTTTGGAGACGTGGCCTTCCTGGAACAGCACAGCCTGCTGGAGAACATTGAGA ATCTGGAGCGGAGCGGCTGGTCGAGTGGCTGGACGGCCCAGGACTTGGAGCTGCTGTGCCCCGGCGGTCATCGCGTCCCCCTGGCACAGTGGCGGGAGTGTCACCTCGGCGCTGTGCCCCCCAGCGTGGTGATGACACGCCCCGTCCTCACCACCAAGATCTACGACTTCCTCATGAAGTCCCAG GAAACCTTGGAAGCAAACCCAGACTCAGACTTCCAGTTGTTTGAGTCCCAGAAGTACGGAGAGAGTGACTTGCTTTTCAAAGACCTGACGGAGTGCTTGGTCCACACCAGTCACCTGGACCATCGGGCTATACTGGGAGAGGAGTTCTACCAGTTAGTTGAGGCAGCCTTCAACTCCACACAAGCAG ATATTCTGCAGTTCTGCAAACAGGATGTCTGCAGCATCTACTGA
- the LOC117426743 gene encoding serotransferrin-like isoform X2, giving the protein MRGFFLLLLLVSLSDSSWGKKFRWCTVSEREQRKCAELSKALVAVLPPAAINAFARLSCIKAHSTADCIGKIRANQADAITLDAGDVYTAVKQFNLVMVAKELYPDGGCVFAVAVVRNQSLDIRSLHKTRSCHSGARSTAGWNLPMGFLLSKNYLQWYEEQPLSEAISSFFSASCIPGAASLAPELCTLCQGQKSYTRDKNYFCEASENEPFYDSEGAFRCLKRGKADVAFLDHTAILHIDESERESYRLLCADGSRAELADFRRCNLGRGPGRAVVTRHNYRKIARKFLTVAQRLFGRRGRKGQRFQLFESSALGGRNLMFRDVTEKLLILSDEVDINQILGLDYVALLKGLGHEGSSMDNSVVRWCCISVGEQKKCEEWALNIKSDPLVCVRAVSMSDCIEKIKRDEVDAVSLDASHVYIAGKCGLVPVAAEYYGETCVPAAGGTKGSAHYETEVLPPVYAVAVVKKSSGNVYFGNLSGRRSCHSQIYSPAGWLLPANHTIRANGNQSSHRDFNTAYREYFWKGCMPGARGSLCKVCIGGDEDLGAKPSNQRCAANHNERYYGNMGSLRCLVGDPSGKSFGDVAFLEQHSLLENIENLERSGWSSGWTAQDLELLCPGGHRVPLAQWRECHLGAVPPSVVMTRPVLTTKIYDFLMKSQVREQTEPEHTSTSELHGRTYTGLSACAVERTFSVESLGNLGSKPRLRLPVV; this is encoded by the exons ATGAGAGGGTTCTTTCTTCTGCTGCTTCTCGTCTCCCTTTCAGATTCCTCATGGG GGAAGAAGTTCAGGTGGTGCACCGTGTCCGAGAGAGAGCAGAGGAAGTGTGCTGAGCTGTCCAAGGCCCTGGTAGCAGTGCTCCCTCCCGCAGCCATCAATGCGTTCGCCAGGCTCTCCTGCATAAAGGCACACAGCACGGCCGACTGCATCGGCAAGATAAGG GCTAACCAAGCCGACGCGATCACCCTGGATGCTGGAGACGTGTACACCGCAGTCAAGCAGTTCAACCTGGTCATGGTGGCAAAGGAGCTCTACCCAGACG GGGGCTGTGTGTTTGCCGTGGCGGTGGTCCGCAATCAGAGCCTGGATATCCGCAGCCTGCACAAGACCAGGAGCTGCCACAGCGGGGCCCGCTCCACTGCCGGCTGGAACCTGCCCATGGGCTTCCTGCTGTCCAAAAACTACCTGCAGTGGTACGAGGAGCAGCCCCTGAGCGAAG cgATCAGCTCCTTCTTCAGTGCTAGCTGTATCCCTGGAGCTGCCTCGCTGGCCCCCGAGCTGTGCACGCTCTGCCAGGGACAGAAGTCCTACACCCGGGACAAGAACTACTTCTGCGAGGCCAGCGAGAACGAGCCCTTCTACGACTCGGAGGGGGCCTTCAG ATGTTTGAAAAGGGGCAAGGCTGACGTTGCCTTTTTAGACCACACAGCTATACTCCATATTGATG AGTCGGAGAGGGAGAGCTACAGGCTGCTCTGTGCTGACGGGTCCAGAGCAGAGCTGGCAGACTTCAGGAGGTGCAACCTGGGCCGGGGTCCTGGAAGAGCCGTGGTGACGAGACACAACTACAGGAAGATCGCACGCAAGTTCCTGACCGTCGCACAG CGGCTGTTCGGGCGCCGGGGGCGCAAGGGCCAGCGGTTCCAGCTGTTTGAGTCGTCGGCACTGGGAGGGAGGAACCTGATGTTCCGGGACGTAACGGAGAAGCTGCTGATCCTCTCCGACGAGGTGGACATCAACCAGATCCTGGGGCTGGACTATGTGGCCCTGCTGAAAGGACTCGGACACGAAG GGAGCTCCATGGACAACAGCGTGGTCCGCTGGTGCTGCATCAGCGTCGGCGAGCAGAAGAAGTGCGAGGAGTGGGCTCTGAACATCAAATCCGACCCCCTGGTGTGCGTCAGAGCCGTTTCCATGAGCGACTGCATTGAGAAGATCAAG AGAGATGAGGTGGACGCGGTCTCTCTGGATGCCAGTCATGTCTACATCGCTGGGAAGTGTGGTCTGGTCCCAGTGGCAGCAGAGTATTACG GGGAAACGTGTGTACCAGCAGCTGGTGGGACGAAAGGATCTGCTCATTACGAAACCGAAG TGCTGCCCCCTGTCTACGCGGTGGCTGTGGTGAAGAAGTCGTCCGGGAACGTGTACTTCGGCAATCTCTCCGGGCGCCGGTCCTGCCACAGCCAGATCTACAGCCCCGCGGGCTGGCTGCTCCCCGCCAACCACACCATCCGAGCCAACGGCAACCAGAGCTCCCACCGCGACTTCAACACAG cGTACAGGGAGTATTTCTGGAAGGGGTGCATGCCTGGAGCGCGTGGGAGTCTCTGCAAGGTTTGTATTGGTGGAGACGAGGACCTGGGAGCCAAACCGTCCAATCAGAGATGTGCAGCCAACCATAATGAGCGTTACTACGGCAACATGGGGTCCTTGAG GTGTTTAGTTGGGGATCCAAGCGGGAAGAGTTTTGGAGACGTGGCCTTCCTGGAACAGCACAGCCTGCTGGAGAACATTGAGA ATCTGGAGCGGAGCGGCTGGTCGAGTGGCTGGACGGCCCAGGACTTGGAGCTGCTGTGCCCCGGCGGTCATCGCGTCCCCCTGGCACAGTGGCGGGAGTGTCACCTCGGCGCTGTGCCCCCCAGCGTGGTGATGACACGCCCCGTCCTCACCACCAAGATCTACGACTTCCTCATGAAGTCCCAGGTCAGGGAGCAGACAGAGCCAGAGCACACCTCAACTTCAGAACTGCACGGACGCACTTATACAGGACTGTCCGCCTGCGCTGTGGAGCGGACGTTTTCTGTAGAAAGTTTAG GAAACCTTGGAAGCAAACCCAGACTCAGACTTCCAGTTGTTTGA
- the LOC117426743 gene encoding melanotransferrin-like isoform X4, producing the protein MRGFFLLLLLVSLSDSSWGKKFRWCTVSEREQRKCAELSKALVAVLPPAAINAFARLSCIKAHSTADCIGKIRANQADAITLDAGDVYTAVKQFNLVMVAKELYPDGGCVFAVAVVRNQSLDIRSLHKTRSCHSGARSTAGWNLPMGFLLSKNYLQWYEEQPLSEAISSFFSASCIPGAASLAPELCTLCQGQKSYTRDKNYFCEASENEPFYDSEGAFRCLKRGKADVAFLDHTAILHIDESERESYRLLCADGSRAELADFRRCNLGRGPGRAVVTRHNYRKIARKFLTVAQRLFGRRGRKGQRFQLFESSALGGRNLMFRDVTEKLLILSDEVDINQILGLDYVALLKGLGHEGSSMDNSVVRWCCISVGEQKKCEEWALNIKSDPLVCVRAVSMSDCIEKIKRDEVDAVSLDASHVYIAGKCGLVPVAAEYYGETCVPAAGGTKGSAHYETEVLPPVYAVAVVKKSSGNVYFGNLSGRRSCHSQIYSPAGWLLPANHTIRANGNQSSHRDFNTAYREYFWKGCMPGARGSLCKVCIGGDEDLGAKPSNQRCAANHNERYYGNMGSLRCLVGDPSGKSFGDVAFLEQHSLLENIERNLGSKPRLRLPVV; encoded by the exons ATGAGAGGGTTCTTTCTTCTGCTGCTTCTCGTCTCCCTTTCAGATTCCTCATGGG GGAAGAAGTTCAGGTGGTGCACCGTGTCCGAGAGAGAGCAGAGGAAGTGTGCTGAGCTGTCCAAGGCCCTGGTAGCAGTGCTCCCTCCCGCAGCCATCAATGCGTTCGCCAGGCTCTCCTGCATAAAGGCACACAGCACGGCCGACTGCATCGGCAAGATAAGG GCTAACCAAGCCGACGCGATCACCCTGGATGCTGGAGACGTGTACACCGCAGTCAAGCAGTTCAACCTGGTCATGGTGGCAAAGGAGCTCTACCCAGACG GGGGCTGTGTGTTTGCCGTGGCGGTGGTCCGCAATCAGAGCCTGGATATCCGCAGCCTGCACAAGACCAGGAGCTGCCACAGCGGGGCCCGCTCCACTGCCGGCTGGAACCTGCCCATGGGCTTCCTGCTGTCCAAAAACTACCTGCAGTGGTACGAGGAGCAGCCCCTGAGCGAAG cgATCAGCTCCTTCTTCAGTGCTAGCTGTATCCCTGGAGCTGCCTCGCTGGCCCCCGAGCTGTGCACGCTCTGCCAGGGACAGAAGTCCTACACCCGGGACAAGAACTACTTCTGCGAGGCCAGCGAGAACGAGCCCTTCTACGACTCGGAGGGGGCCTTCAG ATGTTTGAAAAGGGGCAAGGCTGACGTTGCCTTTTTAGACCACACAGCTATACTCCATATTGATG AGTCGGAGAGGGAGAGCTACAGGCTGCTCTGTGCTGACGGGTCCAGAGCAGAGCTGGCAGACTTCAGGAGGTGCAACCTGGGCCGGGGTCCTGGAAGAGCCGTGGTGACGAGACACAACTACAGGAAGATCGCACGCAAGTTCCTGACCGTCGCACAG CGGCTGTTCGGGCGCCGGGGGCGCAAGGGCCAGCGGTTCCAGCTGTTTGAGTCGTCGGCACTGGGAGGGAGGAACCTGATGTTCCGGGACGTAACGGAGAAGCTGCTGATCCTCTCCGACGAGGTGGACATCAACCAGATCCTGGGGCTGGACTATGTGGCCCTGCTGAAAGGACTCGGACACGAAG GGAGCTCCATGGACAACAGCGTGGTCCGCTGGTGCTGCATCAGCGTCGGCGAGCAGAAGAAGTGCGAGGAGTGGGCTCTGAACATCAAATCCGACCCCCTGGTGTGCGTCAGAGCCGTTTCCATGAGCGACTGCATTGAGAAGATCAAG AGAGATGAGGTGGACGCGGTCTCTCTGGATGCCAGTCATGTCTACATCGCTGGGAAGTGTGGTCTGGTCCCAGTGGCAGCAGAGTATTACG GGGAAACGTGTGTACCAGCAGCTGGTGGGACGAAAGGATCTGCTCATTACGAAACCGAAG TGCTGCCCCCTGTCTACGCGGTGGCTGTGGTGAAGAAGTCGTCCGGGAACGTGTACTTCGGCAATCTCTCCGGGCGCCGGTCCTGCCACAGCCAGATCTACAGCCCCGCGGGCTGGCTGCTCCCCGCCAACCACACCATCCGAGCCAACGGCAACCAGAGCTCCCACCGCGACTTCAACACAG cGTACAGGGAGTATTTCTGGAAGGGGTGCATGCCTGGAGCGCGTGGGAGTCTCTGCAAGGTTTGTATTGGTGGAGACGAGGACCTGGGAGCCAAACCGTCCAATCAGAGATGTGCAGCCAACCATAATGAGCGTTACTACGGCAACATGGGGTCCTTGAG GTGTTTAGTTGGGGATCCAAGCGGGAAGAGTTTTGGAGACGTGGCCTTCCTGGAACAGCACAGCCTGCTGGAGAACATTGAGA GAAACCTTGGAAGCAAACCCAGACTCAGACTTCCAGTTGTTTGA